A window of the Polypterus senegalus isolate Bchr_013 chromosome 4, ASM1683550v1, whole genome shotgun sequence genome harbors these coding sequences:
- the LOC120528410 gene encoding E3 ubiquitin/ISG15 ligase TRIM25-like, whose translation MAEAQLFVSQDEFTCSVCLDTLTDPVTIPCGHNFCLKCLTNYWDQSQEFFCPQCRENFSTRPALRRNALLNEVIKKLKKTGLSSPLSKIYASPGDVECDACAGKKFRAVKSCLTCLASFCQPHLQPHYEIAAWKGHKLVGPDRNLKEKLCMKHQKSLEMFCRTDKTCICLMCGMTEHN comes from the coding sequence atggctgaagcccagctgtttgtgtcacaggacgagttcacctgctcggtgtgtctggacaccctgactgaccctgtcaccatcccctgtggtcacaatttctgtctgaagtgcctcaccAACTACTGGGATCAAAGCCAAGAGTTCTTCTGTCCGCAGTGTAGAGAGAACTTCAGCACGAGGCCTGCTCTGCGAAGAAACgctctgctgaatgaagtcatcaaaaaattaaaaaagacgggACTCAGTTCTCCGCTATCTAAGATTTATGCCAGCCCTGGAGACGTGGAGTGTGACGCCTGTGCTGGAAAGAAGTTCAGAGCAGTAAAGTCCTGTCTAACCTGCTTGGCTTCTTTCTGTCAGcctcacctgcagcctcactatgaaATAGCAGCCTGGAAGGGACACAAGCTGGTTGGtcctgatagaaatctgaaggagaaactctgtatgaaacatcagaaaagtctggagatgTTTTGCAGAACCGACAAGACGTGCATCTGCTTGATGTGTGGAATGACTGAACACAAT